The sequence below is a genomic window from Nostoc flagelliforme CCNUN1.
AGTATCGCAGTATTCGGAATGATATACAACCCGTCATCGAACAACTTGAGCAGGGAGAGTTGCCAGGAGATAAAATACCTGGGGTTGGTTATGCGGTCTTCAAGTTAAGAGTCCGAAATAGCGACATTCAAAAAGGTAAAAGCGGTGGCTATCGTCTGATTTACTATGTCAAGACAGCAACGGGAATTATTTTGCTGACTATTTATGCAAAATCTGAACAAGTCGATATTGCCGCAGATGACATTCAGAGCATCATTACAGAATATGAGCAACGCGCGATCAAAGATAAAGAGGATATCTAAACAAGAGCCACCGAACCTCCTTACAACGTCCAAATTCCAACCGAAGGGTAGTAAAGCGATGCAAGCAAAACTCCAAGGGCAACTTTCCCCCAATGATGCCGAAGTTATTTTAGGATGCTTACCTGAAAGAATTCGCGCCGCTCTAATTGCTCGTGCTACTGAAATTTAATATCCAATCGAAGCAGTTATTGAGATGGCAATTGCAAGTTTTCTCGACACAGAGGCATTGGGTTTTGCAGATTGCAAGCCAGGGCGTGGACAATAAAAGCGTAAACTGGCTGGCGATCGCAGGCGGCGGGACTGACGAAAGATATTGGTGTGGATACAGAAGAACATTAGAAGCCGACGATAAACGCGTAGGCGTAGCCCGCCGCAGGCATCGCTTGGAAGAAAAACGGAATTCGTTATGCTTCGCGTTAAGTTATGCTAGCGATGATTAAAGCCGTCTTTGAGAACCTTCCCCACTCCCCACTCATAATATGCGAACATAATTAAGTTGTAGCTGACTACCTGCACAGAGATTTAAAATGGATACCATTGCAATCCCTGTTCTGAATCGCCCAGTAAACGCCACGGTAGAGATTCCTGTTTCTAAGAGTATACCAATCGGGCATTACTCGTCGCGGACTTAGCGCCAGGTGACGACTCGATTTTAGAAAATGCCTTATTTAGTGAAGACTGGCATTTGCTGTCACTGGCTTAAAGGTTCCAGGCATTGTAATAAAAGACCCTGGTTGTAGAGCGAAAACTTTTCCCGATTACTTTACTCGATTTTTCCAAATGTTAGAACAATAAAAGGTGAATTGCTATGTCAAATATTCGAGAAGGTATGCCAGTACTTGTCCGTCATGAAGGAGATTGGGTAGGAACTTATACAGTAATTGATACAGCCGGAAAAATCCTTGACAGCTACGAGTCTCACTTAACTTGTCAATTTCCAGAAAATGGCCCTCATCCATACTACCAAATCAATCGCTATAAATGGTCTGATGGTAAACAAGAGGAGTATGAATTTCCAGGAAGCTATAAAGATAATAAGCTGTGGTTTGACACCGATCGCATAGATGGAAAAGCCTGGGAAGCCGATGACTCCATTGTGATTTTGTGGTTTAGTTATAAAACAAACCCAGAGATGAGCTTATACGAAATGATCTATATTAGCCCTGACAATAACAATCGTGCCCGCACTTGGCATTGGTTTAAGAACAACAAAATTTTTCAACGCACCTTAATTCAAGAAGAACGGGTAAGATAGTAATTTCTTCGCTCAAAGATAATCACTCATTATTGTCCGCGCAGGCG
It includes:
- a CDS encoding DUF3598 family protein → MSNIREGMPVLVRHEGDWVGTYTVIDTAGKILDSYESHLTCQFPENGPHPYYQINRYKWSDGKQEEYEFPGSYKDNKLWFDTDRIDGKAWEADDSIVILWFSYKTNPEMSLYEMIYISPDNNNRARTWHWFKNNKIFQRTLIQEERVR
- a CDS encoding type II toxin-antitoxin system RelE family toxin is translated as MAEQPFIQVEASPTFNQNLRALAKKYRSIRNDIQPVIEQLEQGELPGDKIPGVGYAVFKLRVRNSDIQKGKSGGYRLIYYVKTATGIILLTIYAKSEQVDIAADDIQSIITEYEQRAIKDKEDI